A single Aerosakkonema funiforme FACHB-1375 DNA region contains:
- a CDS encoding zinc ribbon domain-containing protein produces MKQAAHRMRTKIRKLIDVTEEYTSKTCTRCGQVHPKLGGSQLFHCPECGL; encoded by the coding sequence ATGAAGCAAGCAGCCCATCGAATGCGAACTAAGATTCGTAAATTGATTGATGTAACCGAGGAATACACCAGCAAGACTTGTACCCGTTGTGGTCAAGTTCATCCCAAGCTGGGTGGTTCTCAATTGTTCCATTGTCCTGAGTGTGGTTTGA